A section of the Thermodesulfovibrionales bacterium genome encodes:
- the cmk gene encoding (d)CMP kinase — translation MGKVIAIDGPSGAGKSTIARTLARLLGFGYLDTGALYRAAALFLLERGVKPEDDDEALIRELDASRIRFKGGRVFLHERDVSDEIRTPEVGHYSSVFSARKAVRDFLLEVQRNAAVDQDVVVEGRDTTTVVFPAAWRKFYLDASIGERTRRRFKQMKETGLVITEEEAEKDVVLRDTRDQGRSIAPLRKAEDAIIINTTDKGIEQVLDAILSHIRSES, via the coding sequence GTGGGTAAGGTTATCGCCATAGACGGTCCGTCGGGTGCGGGAAAAAGCACGATAGCCCGTACCCTTGCCCGGCTTCTCGGGTTCGGTTACCTCGATACGGGCGCGTTATACAGGGCTGCGGCACTGTTTCTTCTCGAACGGGGGGTGAAACCGGAAGATGACGACGAGGCATTAATCAGGGAGTTGGATGCCTCGAGGATACGGTTCAAGGGCGGAAGGGTCTTTCTCCATGAACGGGACGTTTCCGACGAAATCAGGACACCGGAGGTGGGACATTATTCCTCCGTGTTTTCGGCTCGAAAGGCGGTGAGGGATTTTCTCCTCGAAGTGCAGAGGAATGCGGCCGTGGACCAGGACGTGGTTGTCGAAGGCCGCGACACGACGACGGTCGTCTTTCCCGCTGCCTGGAGGAAGTTCTATCTCGATGCCTCGATAGGCGAGAGGACGAGGAGGCGGTTTAAACAGATGAAGGAGACGGGGCTCGTTATCACCGAGGAGGAAGCCGAAAAAGATGTCGTCCTGCGGGATACGAGGGATCAGGGAAGGAGCATCGCTCCCCTTAGGAAGGCTGAGGATGCTATTATAATAAATACGACGGACAAGGGTATCGAGCAGGTTCTCGATGCTATCCTGAGCCATATAAGGTCGGAGTCTTGA
- a CDS encoding lysophospholipid acyltransferase family protein, producing the protein MNPDKIPSKGSVVLAANHLSYLDPLVILVSLKRRPTFMAKESLFGVPVIGAFVRTFSFPVRRGRPRPSTFREALDRLKSGGLVVIFPEGGLSADGSRLDAKRGVGMIAAMSGSRIVPVLLDGTERALPVGARCVRPAKIRVTFGDPVEVSRRGTGRVYHEGITQDIMKVIEGLRRGRTGAPGGHRSLTSG; encoded by the coding sequence GTGAACCCTGATAAGATCCCTTCGAAGGGATCTGTTGTCCTCGCTGCAAATCATCTCAGCTATCTCGATCCCCTGGTCATCCTCGTCTCGCTGAAGAGGAGACCGACATTTATGGCAAAGGAGAGCCTGTTCGGGGTACCGGTGATCGGAGCGTTCGTCCGGACATTCTCGTTTCCCGTAAGAAGGGGCCGGCCCAGGCCCTCCACTTTCAGGGAAGCGCTGGACAGACTAAAGAGCGGAGGGCTCGTTGTCATCTTCCCCGAGGGAGGCCTGAGCGCCGACGGAAGTCGACTGGATGCCAAGAGGGGTGTGGGGATGATAGCCGCTATGAGCGGTTCCCGGATCGTTCCGGTGCTCTTAGACGGAACAGAGCGAGCGCTGCCTGTCGGAGCGCGCTGTGTCAGACCGGCGAAGATCAGGGTCACATTCGGTGATCCTGTCGAGGTGAGCAGACGCGGGACAGGGAGGGTTTATCATGAGGGGATTACTCAGGACATCATGAAGGTCATCGAGGGTTTGAGGAGAGGACGGACGGGAGCGCCGGGAGGGCATAGGTCCCTCACTTCCGGGTGA